Below is a window of Acidimicrobiales bacterium DNA.
CGCGACCGGCCCGCAGGGCGCCACCGGCGCCCAGGGTACGGCTGGTCTTGGTGGCGCGACGGGTGCGACCGGTGCGGGCGCGACCGGTGCGACCGGTGTGGGCGCCACGGGTGCCACGGGCGTGCCTGGCGCCACCGGCTCCCAGGGCGCCACCGGGGTTTCAGGCGCGACCGGTGCCGCTGGAACTGCGGGCGCGTCAGCCTTCACCGCCACCTCCCCGAGAAATCAAGCCACGTTCTTTGTCGTCTGTCCCGGGAGTGAACTCGCTTTTGGTGGCGGCGGGAGCGAGCCAGGACCTGGACAGCTGCTCGTCTCCGCGCCTACAGATGGCAGCGGCGCCGTCCTCACCGCAGCGGGCGCTGCCCACGGTTGGTCAGTCACTTTCTCCGCGGCCAACAAACAACCCACCGTGTGGGTGATCTGCGCGTAAGTCACTCACGTCAGGACGGCGCGGGCCATGGCTCAGCGCCCCGCCCCCGGGCCACCGTTCGCCGCACCGAGAAACTCTGGTGGAAGGCGGCGCCCAACATGCAGGCAGCTGGGTACCGAACCGCCCGTCGGCAACGGGCGGTCTTGCGCAGCTCCCTGCGAGGCCAAGTCCTGGCCTACTCGTTCGCGGTCCGTCGCCCGACGTCGAACCGTTGCTGATGCCGATGTAGCCCGATTGCACAGGCTCCCTCACCCGAGGGTTGCGCTCTCTAGGATCGACGTCCTGGTGATCTCTGCCCGCTTGGTTCCCTACTCCGATTCGTGCTTCGAATACGGAGAGTGTTCGATGGGGTTCGTCGTGGGTACGCGCTGAACATCGCCCGGCCCGTGCAAGTTGACGGGGTGGCCTGATTCGTGCTCGAGCCCGAATCGGCGACGAACCAGCGGAACCGGATGACCCCCTCGATCAGCCGTACCTTTGCCCGATGGGCCGCCTCCGTCACCTATGACGACCTCCCCGCCGAGGTAGTGGAGAAGGTGAAGGCGCTGGTGCTGTTCCATCTCGTCGCCGACCTGTTCGGTGCGGAGGACGATCACGCTCGGGCGCTAGTCGAACTGGTGAAGAGCGAGGAGGCCAAGCCCGACGGGGCCACGATCCTCGTCGACGGGGGAAAGGTCACCCGCACCGGCGCCGTGCTCGCGAACTGTGAGCTCGCGCACATCGCGGGCCTCTGGGACTCGTTCCGGATGATCACCCATCCCGGGCCCGTGCTCATCGCGGTGGCGCTCGCCAACGCCGAGCTGAATCACAAGAGCGGCAAGGATCTGATCACCGCGCTCGCTGCCGGCTACGAGTTCGAGTGCCGGCTCGCCGACGACTTCGTGCCGAGCACCTCGGCTCAGGGCTTTCGGCCTGCGCCCGTGTTCTCGACGATGGGTGCGGCGATGGTCGCGGGAAAGCTGCTCGACCTCGACGAGGACCAGCTCGTCACGATGATCGCCATTGCCGCGAGCAGCGCCTCGGGACTCAATGAGCCGGGGCGGGTAGGCGGCGACGAACGGGTTTTCCACGAGCCGAATGCGGCGCGACAGGGCGTGTTCGCCGCGCTGATGGCGAGCTTCGGCGGCGCCCGCGGGTCGGAGAGCGCGATCGAGGGCGACGCGGGCTTCTACAACGCGTACGCCGGGAGCAGGGACGGCCACCTCTCGTACGTCTTTCGCGGGGAGCGCAAGATCGACCTCGCCTCGATCACCGAGGGACTGGGCGAGCGCTACACGATGCTCACGGTGATGTTCCGGATCTACAACACCTCCGGCTACAACCAGCCGGTCATCGAGCTGATGACCGAGCTGCACCGCGAGCACCACCTCGACCCCGCGGAGATCGAGGAGGTGGTGATCTCGATGAACTACCTCGAGACCCTTTATCCGAGCCCCGAGTTCCCCCGCTTCGCCGACCCGACGGTGCCGCGCGTCGGCTCGATCCAGTTCTTCTGCGCGCACGCCGCGGTGAACGGCGGCTTCCCCGTCGTCGGCGGCGACACCTTCGGGCCGACGGGCGACGACGTCTTCCACGACCAGGCGGTCATCGACTTCATGACCGAGCGGGTGCGCCTCGTCGGCGTACACGACCAGCCGATGTTCTCACCCTCGATCAGCGTGCGCCTGCGCTCGGGGGCGACCATTTCGGGGGTCTACCCATACGACCGCATGGCGTGGCTCTTCGACGAACTCGTCGACAACCTCGGTCGCTGCACGCCGCGCATGCCCGGCGGCCGCGGCCGTCTGGGCGCGCTCGCCGAGTTGGCCCGGCGACTGGAATCCCTTGACGGCGTGGCGCCGATCATCGAGGCGATGGCGGCCGGTTAGTCGGCCGCGCTGGTCACGGGGCGCGAAAGACGAAGAGGTGGTTGAGGCCGAGCTCGAAGCGGCGGTGGGTCTCGAGGCGGAAGCCTTCGCGGCTGAACAGCGCGACCGTCGTCGCCGGGGAGAAGCCCCAGTGTTCTTCGGCCTCCATGCCGCGCAGCACCCGCAGGGCGATGAGTACGTCGAGCAGGCGATCGACGAGGGGTGCCGGCACCGTCAGCACGAGTCGGCCTCCCGGGCGGAGGGCCTGCCGGCAGCCCTTCGCGAAGGCCCGCTGGCCCTCGGCGGGAACGTGTTCGAGGACCGCGAGGGCGGTGAGGACGTCGAAGCGCTCGTCGGGAGCGAGCGCATCGGGGAACTGACCCCTCCGGAGGGTGATGCCCACACGCGCGCTCACGCCGGGGTCGGGGTCGATCCCCACCCCCTCACGGATCCACGGCAGGCGGGTGAACAGGCTTCCGTCGGCGCAACCGATGTCGAGGACCGCGTCCTCACGGCCGATGAACGGGGCGGCTCTGCGGATCCGCATGCGCTGCAGGGCCCGGTCCAGCCACTTGAGGTCGCCGGCCGGGCCAGCGGGGTGGGGTGCTGCTGGCAATGCTCTGCTCCTCGACGACGAGACGGACCCCGACAGCCTGCCGGAGATCGCGCCCATCAGTAGGATCGGGGGGAGTTCCCGCGCCGCTCCTCGCTCCCGCGTGCCCGGTGCGGGCACCTCCTCACCGATGACCGTCTCCCTCGTGCAACCCGATCCCGAGCTCGAGCTCTCGATCGTGATCCCCTGCTTGAACGAGCGGGCGACGATCGGCAGCTGCATCGACAAGGCGTTCGCCTACCTGCACGGCGCTGCGGTCGAGGGGGAGGTCGTGGTCGCCGACAACGGCAGCACCGACGGCTCGGTCGCGATCGTCGAGGCCTCCGGGGCGCGGCTCGTGCGCGTCAGCCACCGCGGCTACGGCAGCGCCCTGCGCGCCGGCGTCGACGCTGCGCGGGGGCGCTACGTGATCATGGGCGACGCCGACGACAGCTACGACTTCAGCGCCCTCCAGCCCTTCCTCGACGAGCTCCGCAACGGCAGTGAGCTCGTCGTCGGCAACCGCTTCCAAGGGGGCATCGAGCCGGGCGCGATGCCCTTCCTCAACCGCTACGTCGGCAACCCGGTGCTCTCCTTTGTCGGCCGACGCCTCTTCAAGATCACCATCGGCGACTTCCACTGCGGACTGCGCGGCTGTGACCGCGCGGCGATCTCCGCCCTCGACCTCACCACCTCGGGGATGGAGTACGCGAGCGAGATGATCGTGCGCTCCCAGCTCGCCGGGCTGCGCATCGCCGAGGTCCCGACGACGCTGTCGCGCGACGGCCGCCCCGGCGGCTCGCACCTGCGCGCCCTCTCCGACGGCCTCCGCCACCTGCTCTTCCTCTTCCTCTACTGCCCGCGCTGGCTCTTCTTCGTCCCCGGGGCGCTGTTGATGACGATCGGGCTCACCGCGGGGATCCCGACGGCGCTCGGCCCGGTCGCGCTCTTCGGGGTGCGCTTCGACGTCGACACCCTCGCCGTCGCCGCGGCGGCGCTGATCATCGGCGTGCAGGCGGTGCAGTTCGGCCTGCTCGCCAACCTCTACGGGGCA
It encodes the following:
- a CDS encoding glycosyltransferase family 2 protein translates to MTVSLVQPDPELELSIVIPCLNERATIGSCIDKAFAYLHGAAVEGEVVVADNGSTDGSVAIVEASGARLVRVSHRGYGSALRAGVDAARGRYVIMGDADDSYDFSALQPFLDELRNGSELVVGNRFQGGIEPGAMPFLNRYVGNPVLSFVGRRLFKITIGDFHCGLRGCDRAAISALDLTTSGMEYASEMIVRSQLAGLRIAEVPTTLSRDGRPGGSHLRALSDGLRHLLFLFLYCPRWLFFVPGALLMTIGLTAGIPTALGPVALFGVRFDVDTLAVAAAALIIGVQAVQFGLLANLYGARMHLFSLPSTPRRLFGAFSFVRVAAATALLIGAGVAGVVIATLEWQHAGFGALNTRHEVRLIIPAITALVVGFQLLLGRLFMGLLGSEFAEGQVS
- a CDS encoding MmgE/PrpD family protein, with translation MLEPESATNQRNRMTPSISRTFARWAASVTYDDLPAEVVEKVKALVLFHLVADLFGAEDDHARALVELVKSEEAKPDGATILVDGGKVTRTGAVLANCELAHIAGLWDSFRMITHPGPVLIAVALANAELNHKSGKDLITALAAGYEFECRLADDFVPSTSAQGFRPAPVFSTMGAAMVAGKLLDLDEDQLVTMIAIAASSASGLNEPGRVGGDERVFHEPNAARQGVFAALMASFGGARGSESAIEGDAGFYNAYAGSRDGHLSYVFRGERKIDLASITEGLGERYTMLTVMFRIYNTSGYNQPVIELMTELHREHHLDPAEIEEVVISMNYLETLYPSPEFPRFADPTVPRVGSIQFFCAHAAVNGGFPVVGGDTFGPTGDDVFHDQAVIDFMTERVRLVGVHDQPMFSPSISVRLRSGATISGVYPYDRMAWLFDELVDNLGRCTPRMPGGRGRLGALAELARRLESLDGVAPIIEAMAAG
- a CDS encoding class I SAM-dependent methyltransferase, with translation MPAAPHPAGPAGDLKWLDRALQRMRIRRAAPFIGREDAVLDIGCADGSLFTRLPWIREGVGIDPDPGVSARVGITLRRGQFPDALAPDERFDVLTALAVLEHVPAEGQRAFAKGCRQALRPGGRLVLTVPAPLVDRLLDVLIALRVLRGMEAEEHWGFSPATTVALFSREGFRLETHRRFELGLNHLFVFRAP